In Limnohabitans sp. INBF002, one genomic interval encodes:
- a CDS encoding TRAP transporter small permease, whose translation MFLRKIANAIGGLLFLALFLTFLVQITARFGFNQPLPWSDELAVILYLWVILWACAFVVPEKEHVMFDLVWNSVSPTTRRLMRLVGHTLIGGLAIAAIPASWSYVHFMAREKTAVLGLSFEWVFLPFVLLLVSLAARSWHGLVQAMNNRDLDIHEANP comes from the coding sequence ATGTTTTTGCGCAAAATCGCGAACGCGATTGGGGGCTTGCTCTTTCTCGCCTTGTTCCTTACTTTTTTGGTTCAGATCACGGCACGGTTTGGTTTTAACCAGCCGCTGCCGTGGAGCGATGAATTGGCGGTCATCCTGTATCTGTGGGTCATTCTGTGGGCTTGCGCGTTTGTGGTGCCAGAAAAAGAACACGTGATGTTTGACTTGGTATGGAACAGCGTCAGCCCCACGACCCGTCGCCTCATGCGCCTGGTGGGGCACACACTTATCGGCGGCTTGGCCATCGCTGCCATTCCTGCAAGCTGGAGCTACGTGCACTTCATGGCCCGCGAGAAAACCGCCGTGCTGGGCCTGTCATTTGAATGGGTGTTTTTACCTTTTGTGTTGCTGCTGGTGTCATTGGCTGCTCGCAGTTGGCACGGCTTGGTGCAAGCCATGAACAACCGCGACCTAGACATTCACGAGGCCAACCCATGA